A genomic window from Slackia heliotrinireducens DSM 20476 includes:
- a CDS encoding fumarate hydratase: protein MKEISTATITEEVARLCIEAACDLPVDVEKLIQEATDKEESEFGKYAMEKVCKNVKIARETNVPMCQDTGMVIVFAEIGQEVHITGGSFEDAVNAGVAKGYIDGYLRKSTVIDPVLNRKNAGDNTPAIIYARLVPGDELSITIMPKGAGSENMSQLKMLKPAQGLEGIKQFVIDSVVNAGGNPCPPTIVGVGIGGNADKAMQLSKEALRREAGAPNPNPEYAKLEQELLEAINKSGVGPQGFGGRTTALAVHIETYPTHIATMPVGVTLNCHAARHKHVVL from the coding sequence ATGAAGGAAATCAGCACCGCAACGATTACCGAGGAAGTTGCCCGCCTGTGCATCGAGGCCGCATGCGACCTGCCTGTGGATGTCGAAAAGCTCATCCAGGAGGCAACCGACAAAGAGGAATCCGAGTTCGGCAAATACGCCATGGAAAAGGTGTGCAAGAACGTCAAGATAGCTCGCGAAACCAACGTTCCCATGTGCCAGGACACGGGCATGGTCATCGTTTTCGCCGAAATCGGCCAGGAAGTCCACATCACGGGCGGCAGCTTCGAAGACGCTGTGAACGCGGGCGTGGCCAAGGGCTACATCGACGGCTACCTGCGCAAGTCCACGGTCATCGACCCTGTCCTGAACCGCAAGAACGCCGGCGACAACACCCCGGCCATCATCTACGCCCGTCTCGTGCCCGGCGATGAGCTTTCCATCACCATCATGCCCAAGGGCGCCGGTTCCGAAAACATGTCCCAGCTGAAGATGCTCAAGCCCGCGCAGGGTCTGGAAGGCATCAAGCAGTTCGTCATCGACTCCGTCGTCAACGCCGGCGGCAACCCCTGCCCTCCGACCATCGTCGGCGTGGGCATCGGCGGCAACGCCGACAAGGCCATGCAGCTTTCCAAGGAAGCCCTCCGTCGCGAGGCTGGCGCTCCCAACCCGAACCCTGAGTACGCAAAGCTGGAGCAGGAGCTTCTCGAAGCCATCAACAAGTCCGGCGTCGGCCCCCAGGGCTTCGGCGGCAGGACCACTGCACTCGCCGTGCATATCGAGACGTATCCCACCCACATCGCAACCATGCCGGTGGGCGTCACCCTCAACTGCCATGCCGCGCGTCATAAGCACGTCGTTCTCTAG
- the larA gene encoding nickel-dependent lactate racemase, giving the protein MRIEVGYDNTVQWCDIDEKNLMGIMKANEVEYERTGAEEVAWALQHPIASKKLSELVSPGNTVAIITSDITRPLPTYTVLPPVLDELYAAGVEPKDITLVFALGSHRAHTEEEKLKLAGERAYNEINLKDSNEDPFVHYGTTKGGTPIDIMKTVADADVVVCLGNIEYHYFAGYSGGYKAVMPGVSTMEAIEANHTRMVDPNSCAGKLDGNPVREDIDEAGAIVGVDFIVNVVLDEDKQVIKAVAGDVVKAHREGCKFLDKLYRIEIEKRADIVIDSQGGAPKDMNLYQTQKALDNAKYAIKEGGVIILVGCCKEGLGQKTFQEWMLKAEEPADIIRFVQEDFKLGGHKASAVAKIMLMADIYLVSELDPELARNCFFTPFSTLEEAYEAALKKMGDDAQVLVMPHGGSTVPKVIGEQHDADAEMR; this is encoded by the coding sequence ATGCGAATCGAAGTTGGATACGACAATACCGTGCAATGGTGTGACATAGACGAAAAGAACCTGATGGGCATCATGAAGGCCAACGAAGTGGAGTACGAGCGGACCGGCGCCGAAGAAGTTGCCTGGGCCCTGCAGCATCCTATCGCCTCCAAAAAGCTCTCCGAGCTGGTCAGTCCCGGCAACACGGTGGCCATCATCACGAGCGACATCACGCGACCGCTGCCCACCTACACGGTGCTTCCGCCCGTGCTCGACGAGCTGTATGCGGCCGGCGTGGAGCCGAAGGACATCACACTTGTGTTCGCCTTGGGCAGCCACCGCGCCCACACCGAGGAGGAAAAGCTCAAGCTTGCGGGCGAGCGCGCCTATAACGAGATCAATCTGAAAGACTCCAACGAGGACCCCTTCGTCCATTACGGCACCACGAAGGGCGGAACGCCCATCGACATCATGAAGACCGTGGCCGATGCCGACGTCGTCGTGTGCCTCGGCAACATCGAGTACCATTATTTCGCAGGATACTCGGGCGGCTATAAGGCCGTCATGCCCGGCGTGTCCACCATGGAGGCCATCGAGGCCAACCACACCCGCATGGTCGATCCGAACTCCTGCGCGGGCAAGCTTGACGGCAACCCCGTGCGCGAGGACATCGACGAGGCCGGCGCAATCGTAGGCGTCGACTTCATCGTGAACGTGGTGCTTGACGAAGACAAGCAGGTCATCAAGGCTGTGGCGGGCGACGTGGTGAAGGCCCATCGCGAGGGCTGCAAGTTCCTGGACAAGCTGTACCGCATCGAGATCGAGAAGCGCGCCGACATCGTGATCGATTCGCAGGGCGGCGCCCCCAAGGACATGAATCTGTATCAGACGCAGAAGGCGCTGGACAACGCCAAGTACGCCATCAAGGAAGGCGGCGTTATCATTCTGGTGGGTTGCTGCAAGGAGGGCCTGGGCCAGAAAACCTTCCAGGAATGGATGCTCAAGGCCGAAGAGCCGGCCGACATCATCCGCTTCGTGCAGGAGGACTTCAAGCTGGGCGGACACAAGGCTTCCGCCGTGGCGAAGATCATGCTCATGGCCGACATCTATCTGGTTTCCGAGCTCGATCCCGAACTTGCCCGGAACTGCTTCTTCACGCCGTTCAGCACCCTTGAGGAAGCCTACGAGGCCGCCCTCAAGAAGATGGGTGACGACGCCCAGGTTCTTGTGATGCCTCATGGTGGTTCTACGGTTCCTAAAGTAATCGGCGAGCAGCACGATGCTGATGCGGAAATGAGGTAG
- the larC gene encoding nickel pincer cofactor biosynthesis protein LarC — protein sequence MSNMLYLECASGISGDMFVGAMLDLGADQAKLEAALASLPVDGYKIRISRVKKSALDACDFDVVLDAAHENHDHDMEYLHGHDHGHEHHHGHGHGHDHHHGHDHSDEPERVCRTCEGLSESSDFMAQLAAEQGYNDPCVVLHGHRAGTLEPAEPSDVEHMHVAAGEGDYTLSSPEHHHHHYDHDHEHGHGHHHHHHDHEHRSPADIDAIIDTGDLTDNARAIAKRIFAIIAKAEAKAHGVPVDQVHFHEVGAVDSIVDVVAAAVCVDDLGISECVVPALHEGKGTVRCQHGILPVPVPAVANIAADEGLAFTFMDLEGEFVTPTGAAIAAALRTRDALPARFTVDKVGIGAGKRTYEQPSILRAMLVHDAGDPQATLDKDMTPPFIWKLETEIDDCSGEQLAYALERLLAKGALEAHYAPVFMKKNRPAYQIEVLCREADIPKMENVLFKETTTIGIRRIPMERTPLPRTQKTVATPYGDIRVKEVALPDGTLRAYPEYDSVSEAARTQNAPYQDVYAAAYTAAK from the coding sequence ATGTCGAATATGCTGTATCTGGAATGCGCGTCGGGAATCTCCGGCGACATGTTCGTGGGCGCGATGCTGGATCTTGGCGCCGACCAGGCGAAACTCGAGGCTGCGCTGGCGAGTCTTCCCGTCGACGGGTATAAGATCCGCATTTCCCGCGTGAAGAAGTCCGCACTTGACGCCTGCGATTTCGACGTGGTGCTGGATGCAGCCCACGAGAACCACGACCACGACATGGAGTACCTGCACGGGCACGACCATGGGCACGAGCATCACCACGGCCATGGGCACGGACACGACCATCACCACGGCCACGACCACTCGGACGAGCCCGAGCGCGTGTGCCGGACCTGCGAAGGCCTATCGGAATCTTCCGATTTCATGGCGCAGCTTGCCGCTGAGCAGGGGTACAACGATCCCTGCGTTGTGCTGCACGGCCACAGGGCGGGAACGCTCGAGCCTGCGGAGCCTTCGGATGTCGAGCATATGCATGTTGCCGCAGGTGAAGGGGATTACACCCTTTCGAGTCCTGAGCATCACCACCACCATTACGACCACGATCACGAACATGGCCATGGCCACCATCATCACCACCACGACCATGAGCACCGCAGCCCTGCGGACATCGACGCCATCATCGACACCGGTGATCTGACCGACAACGCGCGAGCCATCGCTAAGCGCATTTTCGCCATTATCGCCAAGGCAGAAGCCAAGGCCCATGGCGTGCCTGTCGACCAAGTTCATTTCCACGAGGTGGGCGCGGTGGATTCCATCGTCGACGTCGTGGCTGCAGCCGTTTGCGTCGACGACCTGGGCATATCCGAATGCGTGGTGCCTGCCCTACACGAGGGCAAGGGCACCGTGCGCTGCCAGCACGGCATCCTTCCCGTTCCCGTTCCCGCGGTTGCGAATATCGCCGCCGACGAGGGCCTGGCCTTCACGTTCATGGATCTGGAGGGAGAGTTCGTCACGCCTACGGGCGCCGCCATCGCCGCGGCCCTGCGCACCCGCGATGCGCTGCCCGCGCGGTTCACCGTCGACAAGGTGGGCATCGGCGCCGGCAAGCGCACGTACGAGCAGCCGAGCATCCTGCGGGCCATGCTGGTGCATGATGCGGGTGATCCGCAGGCCACGCTGGACAAGGACATGACGCCGCCGTTCATCTGGAAGCTCGAGACCGAGATCGACGACTGCTCAGGCGAGCAGCTGGCCTACGCCCTCGAACGCCTGCTGGCCAAGGGTGCGCTGGAGGCCCACTATGCGCCCGTGTTCATGAAGAAGAACCGCCCGGCGTACCAGATCGAGGTGCTCTGCCGCGAGGCGGACATCCCGAAAATGGAGAATGTCCTGTTCAAGGAGACGACCACTATTGGCATCCGTCGCATTCCCATGGAGCGTACGCCGCTGCCGCGGACCCAGAAGACGGTCGCAACGCCTTACGGCGACATCCGCGTGAAAGAAGTTGCGCTGCCCGACGGCACCCTGCGCGCCTACCCCGAATACGACTCCGTCTCCGAAGCCGCCCGAACCCAAAACGCTCCCTATCAGGACGTTTACGCCGCAGCCTACACCGCTGCAAAGTAA
- the larB gene encoding nickel pincer cofactor biosynthesis protein LarB — METRDLETLLKAVAEGTTGVEEAARQLRADSYVDLGYAKPDMQRGVRTGVSEVIYGAGKTAGQMVGIVRAMREAGQERVLITRLDADKAAVLAEALGDAFVYHELARVGIVGSAPEPDGNGTVVVCAAGTSDLYAAEEAALTAEMLGSRVNRLYDVGVAGIHRLLAHTDDLMEATAVVAVAGMEGALASVVGGLAACPVIAVPTSVGYGASFGGLSALLSMLNSCASGVSVVNIDNGFGAGYQAALIDHARTKSE, encoded by the coding sequence GTGGAAACGCGGGATCTTGAAACGCTGCTGAAGGCTGTGGCCGAGGGTACGACGGGTGTTGAAGAGGCTGCGCGGCAGCTTCGCGCCGATTCCTACGTGGATCTGGGCTACGCCAAGCCCGACATGCAGCGCGGCGTGCGTACAGGCGTTTCCGAAGTCATCTACGGCGCCGGCAAAACCGCAGGCCAGATGGTTGGAATCGTGCGGGCCATGCGCGAAGCGGGGCAGGAGCGGGTGCTTATCACCCGGTTAGACGCCGATAAGGCCGCGGTGCTTGCCGAGGCCCTAGGCGACGCCTTCGTCTACCACGAGCTTGCCCGTGTGGGCATCGTCGGCAGCGCGCCCGAACCCGACGGCAACGGCACGGTGGTCGTATGCGCGGCGGGCACGAGCGACCTGTATGCCGCCGAAGAGGCCGCGCTTACGGCGGAGATGCTCGGCAGCCGTGTGAACAGGCTTTATGATGTGGGTGTCGCAGGCATCCATCGTCTGCTGGCGCATACGGACGACCTGATGGAGGCCACGGCCGTCGTGGCGGTGGCCGGTATGGAAGGCGCGCTTGCCAGCGTGGTGGGCGGGCTGGCGGCCTGCCCGGTGATCGCAGTGCCCACCAGTGTGGGGTACGGCGCATCCTTCGGCGGGCTTTCTGCCTTGCTTTCCATGTTGAATTCTTGCGCCAGCGGTGTGTCGGTGGTCAACATCGACAACGGTTTCGGGGCGGGATACCAGGCGGCGCTGATCGACCACGCCCGCACGAAAAGCGAATAG
- a CDS encoding succinate dehydrogenase/fumarate reductase iron-sulfur subunit translates to METITFIVKRFDGQKSWKQEYRFERSVMTLLGCLNKIREEQDDSLCFTQACRHSICGSCAVQVNGSAYLACETQLDDLIDTFKTTRFELAPLNNFPVVRDLVVSFDEKAEKMKKVMPWMCEHKNREGHEQTEADYHKYMEATDCVLCGCCASECRELVYDDGTYLEPFIMNKAFRFIRDSRDECGDERILAVLDNNLWKCIHCQQCTTKCPKEIPIAEEISYMRRRALRMGEDKSQGARHAYAFHHDVLKTGMLNETMLALKTEGLYKTAQNRVPFAVRMVTSGKMNPLHIQKPVKGIEGVRKLYEIAKKSEQED, encoded by the coding sequence ATGGAAACGATCACTTTCATCGTCAAACGTTTTGACGGCCAGAAATCCTGGAAGCAGGAATACCGTTTCGAGCGTTCGGTCATGACGCTTCTGGGCTGCTTGAACAAGATCCGCGAAGAGCAGGACGACTCCCTGTGCTTTACCCAGGCGTGCCGCCACTCCATCTGCGGCAGCTGCGCCGTTCAGGTCAACGGGTCGGCCTACCTCGCTTGCGAGACGCAGCTCGACGACCTTATCGACACCTTCAAGACCACGCGCTTCGAGCTTGCTCCGCTGAACAACTTCCCCGTGGTGAGGGACCTCGTGGTCTCCTTCGACGAGAAGGCGGAGAAGATGAAGAAGGTCATGCCTTGGATGTGCGAGCACAAGAACCGCGAAGGCCACGAGCAGACCGAAGCCGATTACCACAAGTACATGGAGGCCACGGACTGCGTCCTGTGCGGCTGCTGCGCTTCCGAGTGCCGCGAGCTTGTCTACGACGACGGCACCTACCTTGAGCCGTTCATCATGAACAAGGCGTTCCGGTTCATTCGCGACTCCCGCGACGAATGCGGCGACGAGCGCATCCTGGCCGTTCTGGACAACAACCTGTGGAAATGCATCCACTGCCAGCAGTGCACCACGAAGTGCCCCAAGGAGATCCCCATCGCCGAGGAAATCTCCTACATGCGCCGCCGCGCGCTGCGCATGGGCGAGGACAAGTCCCAGGGCGCACGCCATGCCTACGCCTTCCATCACGACGTTCTCAAGACGGGCATGCTCAACGAGACCATGCTCGCGCTCAAAACCGAGGGTCTGTACAAGACCGCGCAAAACCGCGTTCCCTTCGCGGTGCGCATGGTGACCTCGGGAAAGATGAATCCGCTGCACATCCAGAAGCCCGTCAAGGGCATCGAGGGCGTGCGCAAGCTGTATGAGATCGCCAAGAAATCGGAACAGGAGGACTAG
- a CDS encoding helix-turn-helix domain-containing protein — protein sequence MQQAKAISIVTRLRSVVLNGGQVSERALTFLCSCLGLACMFGGIWIGDSLAASTLNSDHAVFVMRVFSVAIYAAFFVISVRVTAQDPVELHRFFSKAVTVGAVSFLVGMAIFLYENMQGGGVLDKGVLWFALFRTKVVGAPVSVGLVCVFAQMRANHVLHASTVGMLGAFLIYTIAHQTSLPWISPETESALTSVVLMFLACFFGAMGLSDKALGDMPYSGSDMLNFNVVKRPASQVVTSGLVCLLVFSAMMLGYLRSGYLSIDAHAQPISILVLPILIFVAVGCRQLRVEHVFYVAFMTATASILLLPFLSMISEEFPLVLRNVGTALFEVVVWVFVVWAARNCLEPLRTAAGTRFAVVVGHLLGTLAVVAGIAASDNPIDAAIISGMLVTFSYIMMLLIILKNPSMKPPLRVEDEYVYVSTAPKLIEQQEIEVAGADPENVEDVLEEENQAVDYETMYWSMPCELIAKTYRLTRRETEVLEQLAHGYSLASMADTMCISLNTMKMHMRNIYTKLDVHSRQDVIDMVDLVRAQQEKDRRDSANA from the coding sequence GTGCAGCAGGCGAAAGCCATAAGCATCGTGACCCGACTAAGGAGCGTCGTACTGAACGGGGGACAAGTATCTGAGAGGGCACTGACTTTTTTGTGCTCGTGCCTTGGTCTTGCCTGCATGTTCGGCGGCATCTGGATCGGCGATTCGTTGGCTGCAAGCACCCTGAACAGCGATCATGCCGTATTCGTCATGCGTGTGTTCTCGGTGGCCATCTATGCTGCGTTTTTCGTAATCTCCGTCCGGGTGACGGCCCAAGACCCTGTTGAACTCCATAGGTTCTTCTCCAAAGCCGTGACCGTCGGCGCCGTGTCGTTCCTTGTGGGGATGGCCATCTTCCTGTACGAGAACATGCAGGGCGGGGGCGTTCTGGATAAGGGCGTTCTTTGGTTCGCCCTGTTCCGCACGAAGGTCGTGGGAGCTCCTGTGTCCGTCGGCCTGGTCTGCGTGTTCGCCCAAATGCGGGCGAACCATGTCTTGCACGCCTCGACGGTCGGCATGCTGGGAGCGTTTTTGATCTACACCATCGCGCATCAGACCAGCCTGCCGTGGATTTCGCCTGAGACCGAATCGGCGTTGACGTCTGTGGTGCTCATGTTCCTGGCGTGCTTCTTCGGGGCCATGGGGTTGAGCGACAAAGCCCTGGGCGACATGCCGTATTCGGGAAGCGACATGCTGAATTTCAACGTGGTGAAACGACCGGCCTCGCAGGTCGTCACGTCGGGTTTGGTGTGCCTTCTCGTCTTTTCGGCCATGATGCTCGGCTACCTGCGAAGCGGATATTTAAGCATCGACGCCCATGCCCAGCCGATTTCGATCCTGGTTCTGCCGATTCTGATCTTCGTCGCTGTCGGGTGTCGCCAGCTGCGGGTCGAGCATGTGTTCTACGTAGCGTTCATGACTGCGACCGCGAGCATCCTGCTGCTTCCGTTCCTGAGCATGATCTCGGAGGAGTTCCCTCTGGTTTTGAGAAACGTGGGCACGGCCCTGTTCGAGGTTGTGGTGTGGGTGTTTGTGGTGTGGGCCGCACGCAACTGCCTTGAGCCGCTGCGCACGGCGGCCGGCACGAGGTTCGCCGTGGTTGTGGGCCACCTGTTGGGTACGCTGGCGGTGGTGGCAGGCATCGCGGCAAGCGACAACCCTATCGATGCAGCGATCATTTCCGGCATGCTCGTCACGTTCTCGTACATCATGATGCTGCTCATCATCCTGAAGAACCCAAGCATGAAACCGCCTTTGCGCGTCGAGGACGAATACGTGTACGTGAGCACGGCACCGAAGCTCATCGAACAACAAGAGATTGAGGTTGCCGGGGCTGACCCCGAAAACGTGGAGGACGTTTTGGAAGAGGAAAACCAGGCGGTGGACTACGAGACGATGTATTGGTCCATGCCTTGCGAATTGATTGCGAAGACGTATCGGTTGACGCGCCGCGAAACCGAGGTGCTTGAACAGCTTGCCCACGGGTACAGCCTTGCATCCATGGCGGACACCATGTGCATTTCGCTCAACACCATGAAGATGCATATGCGCAACATATATACGAAGCTCGATGTGCATAGCCGGCAAGATGTAATCGACATGGTTGACCTGGTGCGTGCCCAGCAGGAGAAAGACCGCAGGGACAGTGCCAACGCATGA
- a CDS encoding Fe-S-containing hydro-lyase — MAEVKNITTPLTDEVIETLHCGDMINISGVIYTGRDAAHKIMTEKLDAGEELPVDFHGQIIYYAGPTPAKPGHVIGSCGPTTSGRMDAYTPQMIEEAGLKGMVGKGPRSAEVVESMVKNKVVYFASIGGAAAVIAASVKECDVVAYDDLGPEAVRRLVVEDYPCIVAIDAQGNNIYENGPAEFKIED; from the coding sequence ATGGCAGAAGTCAAGAACATCACGACCCCGCTGACCGACGAGGTTATCGAAACGCTGCATTGCGGCGACATGATCAACATTTCCGGCGTCATCTACACCGGCCGCGACGCCGCCCACAAAATCATGACCGAAAAGCTCGACGCCGGCGAAGAACTGCCCGTCGACTTCCACGGCCAGATCATCTACTACGCAGGCCCCACGCCGGCAAAGCCTGGCCACGTGATCGGTTCCTGCGGCCCCACCACTTCGGGCCGTATGGACGCCTACACGCCCCAGATGATCGAAGAGGCCGGCCTCAAGGGCATGGTGGGCAAGGGCCCGCGTTCCGCCGAGGTCGTCGAATCCATGGTCAAGAACAAGGTCGTTTACTTCGCCTCCATCGGCGGCGCCGCTGCCGTTATTGCTGCGTCAGTAAAGGAATGCGATGTTGTGGCCTATGACGACTTGGGTCCTGAGGCCGTGCGTCGTCTGGTCGTCGAGGACTATCCCTGCATCGTCGCCATCGATGCCCAGGGCAACAACATCTACGAGAACGGCCCCGCAGAGTTCAAAATCGAAGACTAG
- a CDS encoding FAD-dependent oxidoreductase: protein MRSYTYDIVVVGAGGAGMEAALNASKDPDLSVAVITKVFPTRSHTGAAQGGMNAALCYRDPEDTIESHIFDTIKGSDYLADQDSVEFFCNGMPDLVRELESMGVPYSRDEQGRVAQRPFGGASHPRCCYAQDKTGHVVLHALFENCLKNNVKFLDEYNLLDLAVDESGIEGLVAIDLRAGEIVMFRAKCVVLATGGFGRVYWTRTTNATNMTGDGVAAAMRVGVPIKDPEMVQFHPTGLASSGTLLSEACRGEGGYLINNQGERFMERYAPDKMELGPRDLVARSIETEIKEGRGFGEGMKSYVMLDMRHLGREKIMERLPQVRDLAIKFEGVDMITDPVPIRPSNHYSMGGIDVVNGRTCATKIPGLFAAGECSNISVHGANRLGGNSVSEVCFFGKQAGIGAAAAAKGRTLGGSQNLEETAAAWQERFDTMRAKSSGKHIYEIRDKMAEAMWNGVGIFREGPAIEEAMRVVDECIEEYKDARIDDTSKVYNNAFMNYVELGNVLTIARAVCLGALERKESRGSHSRGDYPTRDDVNFMKHSLISLEPDGSYSIDWRDVVVTSYQPQERKY from the coding sequence ATGCGTAGCTATACATACGATATCGTAGTTGTGGGCGCCGGCGGTGCCGGCATGGAAGCCGCCCTCAACGCGAGCAAAGACCCCGACCTGAGCGTTGCGGTCATCACCAAAGTGTTTCCGACCAGGTCCCATACGGGCGCTGCCCAGGGCGGTATGAACGCCGCGCTGTGCTACCGCGACCCTGAGGACACCATCGAAAGCCACATTTTCGACACCATCAAGGGTTCCGACTACCTGGCCGACCAGGATTCCGTCGAGTTCTTCTGCAACGGCATGCCTGACCTGGTCAGGGAGCTGGAGTCCATGGGCGTTCCCTATTCCCGAGACGAGCAGGGCCGCGTTGCCCAGCGTCCCTTCGGCGGCGCTTCGCATCCGCGCTGCTGCTACGCGCAGGACAAGACGGGCCATGTGGTTCTGCATGCCCTGTTCGAGAACTGCCTGAAGAACAACGTCAAGTTCCTGGACGAGTACAACCTGCTGGACCTGGCCGTCGACGAGAGCGGCATCGAGGGCCTGGTGGCCATCGACCTGCGTGCCGGAGAAATCGTCATGTTCCGAGCCAAGTGCGTGGTGCTGGCCACCGGCGGTTTCGGACGCGTGTACTGGACCCGTACCACGAACGCGACGAACATGACCGGCGACGGCGTGGCTGCGGCCATGCGCGTCGGCGTGCCCATCAAAGACCCTGAGATGGTCCAGTTCCATCCCACGGGACTTGCAAGCTCCGGCACCCTGCTTTCCGAGGCGTGCCGCGGCGAAGGCGGCTACCTGATCAACAACCAGGGCGAACGCTTCATGGAGCGCTACGCCCCGGACAAGATGGAGCTCGGCCCCCGCGACCTGGTGGCCCGTTCCATCGAGACCGAGATCAAGGAGGGTCGCGGCTTCGGCGAGGGCATGAAGTCCTACGTCATGCTGGACATGCGTCATCTGGGCCGCGAGAAGATCATGGAGCGTCTGCCCCAGGTGCGTGACCTGGCCATCAAGTTCGAAGGCGTCGACATGATCACCGACCCGGTGCCCATCCGCCCGTCCAACCACTACAGCATGGGCGGCATCGACGTCGTCAACGGCAGGACCTGCGCAACGAAGATTCCCGGCCTGTTCGCAGCCGGCGAATGCAGCAACATCTCCGTGCACGGCGCCAACCGTCTGGGCGGCAACTCCGTGTCCGAGGTGTGCTTCTTCGGCAAGCAGGCGGGCATCGGTGCCGCTGCCGCCGCCAAGGGCCGCACTTTGGGCGGCTCCCAGAACCTCGAAGAGACCGCGGCTGCCTGGCAGGAGCGTTTCGACACGATGCGCGCCAAGTCCAGCGGCAAGCACATCTACGAGATCCGCGACAAGATGGCCGAGGCCATGTGGAACGGCGTCGGCATCTTCCGCGAGGGTCCGGCGATCGAAGAGGCCATGCGCGTTGTCGACGAGTGCATCGAGGAGTACAAGGACGCCCGCATCGACGACACCAGCAAGGTGTACAACAACGCTTTCATGAACTACGTGGAGCTGGGCAACGTGCTCACCATCGCGCGCGCCGTGTGCCTCGGCGCCCTCGAGCGCAAGGAGAGCCGCGGATCCCACTCCCGCGGCGACTATCCGACCCGCGACGACGTGAACTTCATGAAGCACAGCCTCATCTCCCTCGAACCCGACGGCAGCTACTCCATTGACTGGCGCGACGTAGTTGTCACGAGCTACCAGCCGCAGGAGAGGAAGTACTAA
- a CDS encoding CoB--CoM heterodisulfide reductase iron-sulfur subunit B family protein, translating to MSNTLRYAFFPGCTLESAAAELKVSTERTCKKLGIELVEIEGWTCCGAAQVQDVDDFFALLVNARNLALAESQGFDKIMTVCNTCTLMLRTAKSRLDNDPELKAKCNAALAEIGLEYKGTAEVTHYLWALVADYGLDRLSKQVTVPLSDLNVANFYGCHILMPPKIMGFEDPRNPQSMEMLCEALGANPVDYEQRLACCGFHSIYPAEEQAEVSNGVSCLVARESGADCIVTPCPLCHMAIDMWQADSQQYFNADVTMPILHVPQMVGLALGFTPKELGINHHIVNATKMLDRVLS from the coding sequence ATGTCGAACACATTGCGCTATGCGTTTTTCCCGGGATGCACGCTTGAGTCCGCCGCTGCCGAACTGAAGGTTTCCACAGAGCGCACCTGCAAGAAGCTGGGTATCGAGCTGGTGGAGATCGAAGGCTGGACCTGCTGCGGCGCAGCCCAGGTCCAAGACGTCGATGACTTCTTCGCGCTGCTCGTGAACGCACGCAACCTGGCCCTTGCCGAATCCCAAGGGTTCGACAAGATCATGACCGTCTGCAACACCTGCACGCTCATGCTGCGCACCGCCAAGAGCCGCCTGGACAACGACCCGGAGCTCAAGGCCAAGTGCAACGCCGCACTGGCCGAGATCGGTCTCGAGTACAAAGGCACCGCCGAAGTGACCCATTACCTGTGGGCGCTCGTGGCCGACTACGGCCTGGATCGCCTGTCCAAGCAGGTCACCGTGCCCCTGAGCGACCTCAACGTTGCCAACTTCTACGGGTGCCACATCCTCATGCCGCCCAAGATCATGGGCTTCGAGGACCCGCGCAACCCGCAGTCCATGGAGATGCTCTGCGAGGCGCTGGGCGCCAATCCGGTTGACTACGAGCAGCGCCTTGCCTGCTGCGGATTCCATTCGATCTACCCCGCAGAAGAGCAGGCCGAGGTTTCCAACGGCGTGAGCTGCCTGGTCGCCCGCGAATCGGGGGCCGACTGCATCGTGACGCCCTGCCCGCTGTGCCATATGGCCATCGACATGTGGCAGGCCGACTCTCAGCAGTACTTCAACGCTGACGTCACCATGCCCATCCTGCATGTTCCGCAGATGGTCGGCCTGGCCCTCGGTTTCACACCCAAAGAGCTGGGAATCAACCATCACATCGTCAACGCGACGAAGATGCTCGACCGCGTCCTGAGCTAA